The DNA sequence CAGTTAAGAGCACTGCATCATCCGGATCCATATCTGCTGGAATCACCGTTGGCCCCACATCAGCATAGGGCACGCGCACGTATTCGGCTTGGCCGCCATCAAATCCTCCAGCGGTATGCGAATAGCCAAATATAGAACCTACCGCAGTAGACATGGTATTGGTCTCATGGCAATTACCGTAAAGACCTTGTTTGCAAAAGTTGCATCGACCACAGGCAATGTTAAAAGGAACCAATACCTGATCACCAACTTTCAAATTTTGTACTAAGGGTCCTACTTCTTCGACCACTCCGGTAAATTCGTGACCAAACGTAGATCCGACTCGGGTGTCGGGTACCATACCATGGTACAGATGAAGATCTGATCCGCAAATGCAGGATCTCGTAACGCGTATAATGGCGTCTTCTGGATGCTGGATTTCCGGCATGGGTTTCTGTTCAGCTCGGACCCGATAAGGGCCTCTATAGTTCATTGCTAACATAGGCTTATGTTTTACGTTGTTTCCAACTTGATGAGATGTTGTTTGTACCACAAGTTGCATCACAGATTGTTTTGATAGCGTGCGTAACACGTAGAAAGCCTCCACGGAGAGGAGGCTTTCTACGTGGAGGCTGTTAGAATTACGTCAATCGTTATGTTTTCGAACGATAACATTAATTTTTTAGAGGCTTCCCTTCACTTGAGGGTATCATTATGGCGGAGTTGAGGGGCACTAACTGCTCACGATATAGATAACAGTTGAGGTTCAAGAAGCCAGATGATTCTGTCTTGAATACTCGTAATGTATTTAGGTCTACTGTTGTTTATCGTCTGGATCACAACCCATACCACAAAAGCTAAAGGTATTGTATTCGTCGTAGGCGGCGCCTAGCTTTCCGAAAATCGTAATGATCCGGTCAATACGTACAAGCGTTCCGCTGTCTGTGGTAACAAACATGCCCGAACCCTGGTCTCCGATCAACTCCATTACTTGCCCGGTTGTCTCTTCCACACGATTCTTTGGGTCAAAATAGAATATTTTACCGCTCGCTTTATTGCTGATCAATTGTTCAATGATCTCCCTGTATTCGCTAGCAACAGGAAGGTAGGATAAGTCGTATGCATCGTGCTGATTTTCCATTTTTGTATGTGAATAGTGAACCTGAAATAAACAGTACAAAGTTTATCAATTTATGTTTTGTCTACATACCGATCCTTCTCACGATAACGTCATATTGTATCTACTCCGTGCACAGATACCAGAAATTATGTTGTAAATTTAAATTATGAGCAACGGGAAGAGAAATAATGGATTTGTTTTCAAGCAGTATGAAGCTCCCTTTCAGACACCCTTCGATAAGCTTTTTGATATATTTAAGGAACTGATCACACATACTTCCGGGGATTTTGATGAAGCGATCGACTGGTTGAGGCAGCTAGACAAAGAATTTAAACTGACTACGCCAGAATACACGGTGGATGATTTTATAGAAGACCTGAAGAACAAAGGATACATTCAGGAGCGTCCTGACTTGGGAGGCAACGGTGTGGGGATTACCTCCAAGATGGAAAAAGCCTTACGACAGAATGCGTTGGAACAGATTTTTGGAAAGATGCGAAAAGGCATTTCCGGCAATCATAAGACCAAATATAGTGGTCAGAGTGATGAAAATACGGGCGATCTACGAAATTACCAGTACGGCGACAGCTTGGATAAGATTTCAATGACCGAAAGCCTTAAGAATGCGCAGGTAAACCATGGAATCGGTGAATTTAACCTGTCAGAAAATGATCTGGTGGTAGAAGATACGCAATTCAAATCGCAGATGAGTACTGTGTTGATGATTGACATTAGCCATAGCATGATTTTGTATGGAGAAGATCGTATCACCCCAGCCAAAAAAGTCGCCATGGCGCTATCGGAGCTTATCTTAACACGGTATCCGAAAGATTCCTTAGATGTAATCGTTTTTGGTAATGATGCCTGGCCAATAGCTATTAAAGATTTACCGTACTTGCAGGTCGGGCCTTTTCACACCAATACCGTTGCTGGCGTACAGCTGGCGCTCGATATTCTGCGGCGGAAACGCCATGCCAACAAGCAGATCTTTATGATTACAGATGGCAAGCCAAGTTGTCTAAATATGCCAGACGGCACCTACTACAAAAACCCGATGGGTTTGGATCCGATTATTACCAGCAAATGCTACAGCATGGCCGCCCAAGCGCGCAAGTTGGGTATTCCAATCACGACCTTCATGATTACCTCAGATCCTTATCTGCAAGAATTTGTGGATGAATTTACGGCTTCCAATCATGGCAAAGCTTATTACACCGGTTTGGGCGATCTAGGCGAGATGATATTTTCGGATTATGAAGACAATCGGAAGAAACGTATCCGATAGAAATAGTACGGCTTTAAGCCATAAGTAGTATAAGCGCATGCTTATTAAATGAACACACTAAACACGATAATTAAGTTCCATGAATTATACAGAAATTAACACTTTTGGTGCATTAAAGAAAGCGAACTATACGCCTAAACATATCAAGGAGGAGTTACGCCAGAATTTAATGGAGAAAATAAGAAAAGGTGAAACAGTCTTTGAAGGCGTGCACGGCTACGAAGATACCGTGATTCCCGAATTAGAGCGAGCGATCCTCTCAAAACACAACATCAACCTACTTGGTTTGCGCGGGCAGGCAAAGACGCGTTTGGCACGTTTGATGATCAATCTATTGGACGAATATATCCCTGTGGTCGCCGGATCGGAGATCAATGATGATCCTTTTGAGCCGATCTCTCGCTACGCGGTAGATCAATTGCAGCAGCATGGAGACGATACCCCTATTACTTGGCTACATCGGAGTGAGCGATTTGCAGAGAAATTGGCTACGCCGGATGTCACCGTAGCAGATCTGATCGGCGACGTGGATCCTATCAAGGCGGCTAACCTGAAGTTGAATTATGCTGACGACCGCGTGATCCACTTTGGTATGATTCCTCGCGCGAATCGTTGCATATTTGTGATTAATGAGCTGCCCGATCTGCAAGCCAGAATTCAGGTCGCATTATTCAATATCTTACAAGAGGGCGATATCCAGATCCGCGGTTTTAAGCTGCGCTTGCCATTGGATATACAATTTATATTTACCGCCAATCCCGAAGATTATACGAATCGCGGCAGCATCGTTACACCGTTGAAAGACCGGATTGGCTCGCAAATCCTCACGCATTATCCGACCTCTGTAGCTATTGCCAAACGTATCACCGAGCAGGAAGCCGGATTGGAAAGTGCGCAGAAAGAACAGATTTATGTGCCGGAATTGGCACGTGATCTACTCGAACAGATCAGTTTTGAAGCGAGAGAAAGTGAATTTATTGATGCGAAAAGTGGGGTGAGTACTCGGATGGGAATTACGGCATTCCAAAACTTATTAAGTGCCGCCGAATTACGCTTGCTACGGAGTGGCGATAGCGCTACAGCAATTCGTCTTAGCGATTTTATGGGAATTATTCCTGCCATCACCGGAAAGGTAGAGCTCGTGTACGAAGGCGAGCAGGAAGGTGCCGCCACAGTAGCCATTCAATTGATAGAAAGTGCCGTAAAAACCTTGTTCACCACACTATTTCCGAAAGTGGAAAAACTAGAGCGCGAAAACCAACGGTATCCGTACGATGATATCGTACGTTGGTTCTCTGAATCGGATGGCATCCATTTATCTGATGAGGCCAATGACGCGGATTACCGGGAACAATTGGATCAGGTAAAGCCTTTGCAACAGCTGCTGACACAATATCAACCAGATACGAAGCCCGAAGATATCTATTTCCTGAGTGAATTCTTGCTGTGGGGACTCACGCTGAACAATAAGTTGAGCAAGTACCGTTCGGGCAAAGGCTCACAATTTGAGGATAATTTTCATGGATACCTTCGGGATAAGATTTAAATAGCGACTAGCTTTTTCTTTGTTGTCTTCTTTGGGTTTTTCTTTTTACGTTTGCCCCACCACACATAAAAGCCGGTAACCGGCAGCGTAGCACAAATCAGGCTGGCCACGAAATAGAGAATTTTGGTGGTCAGCCCTCCGATATAGCCCGTGTGTAAGCCAAAGTTAGCGCGGGAAATCCATTCTGCGGTTTTGGCTTCGCCAATAGGTTGCTGAGAGGTGGGAAGTAATTCCAACGTATAGCGATCAAAGCGTAAATCCCGCCAGCTGCCATCCTGCATATCGGTGCAAGCATAGACGACGTCTTCGTCTTCTTCCGGGATGTGTATGATCACTGCATCTTTATTTTTTAGAGCAATTTCAGTACGTACTTTATACCAGATAGAATCGGCAGTAGCTA is a window from the Sphingobacterium sp. lm-10 genome containing:
- a CDS encoding magnesium chelatase, which translates into the protein MNYTEINTFGALKKANYTPKHIKEELRQNLMEKIRKGETVFEGVHGYEDTVIPELERAILSKHNINLLGLRGQAKTRLARLMINLLDEYIPVVAGSEINDDPFEPISRYAVDQLQQHGDDTPITWLHRSERFAEKLATPDVTVADLIGDVDPIKAANLKLNYADDRVIHFGMIPRANRCIFVINELPDLQARIQVALFNILQEGDIQIRGFKLRLPLDIQFIFTANPEDYTNRGSIVTPLKDRIGSQILTHYPTSVAIAKRITEQEAGLESAQKEQIYVPELARDLLEQISFEARESEFIDAKSGVSTRMGITAFQNLLSAAELRLLRSGDSATAIRLSDFMGIIPAITGKVELVYEGEQEGAATVAIQLIESAVKTLFTTLFPKVEKLERENQRYPYDDIVRWFSESDGIHLSDEANDADYREQLDQVKPLQQLLTQYQPDTKPEDIYFLSEFLLWGLTLNNKLSKYRSGKGSQFEDNFHGYLRDKI